DNA sequence from the Mustela erminea isolate mMusErm1 chromosome 15, mMusErm1.Pri, whole genome shotgun sequence genome:
taatatttgatgatattgaaaACTCCTCTGGAAATCCATCCAGCCTGCTTTTGGACACCAGAACAATGCGAGATTTGATTTTTGATATGAAATCAGGAGCATTACAGAAAATTCTCAGTCCTTGTGAGCGATCATGGTTATCTGTTATTTCCAAGAAAGTAGTCTCTCTGGGTGTTAGCTGTTCTTTTTCCCACCTGGATTTCACTTCCTCCGCCAGTCCCTTGAGCTGAAAGAATTCTGCTTCTTGTGCAAGAAGTTGATTTTCTCGAAACCCTTCTGGCAGTAGAAGTTCTCCATTTCGTAGGAAGTTTAGGACATGTCTGAAGAGGAGTCCATCCCTGTCTATGAAATAGTGACCATCAGCATCAAATGGGCAgagtatttttccatttactaTACCTTCAAGGAAAGTGTCTGGGTACTTGGTCAGTGTTTGTTTTTGAGTAATGTATAAATATCCACCAACGTTGAGGGTCATCAGTGTGGACTTGCAGTTCTGTCCTTGGTCAGCATCTTCCAGGCTGTTGTGTTTGCCTtcataatccttttctttttctcttctgtttattttacgctccatttttgaaaattctatttcagCCTGGTCTTCTTGgctctgagatttttaaaaaagaaacactaccACACAAGCACGCCTTTATTCAGCCCCAGCCTGGTGATGGAATGGAAATGCTGGCAGCATCGCCTGCGCTGTCAGCTCGGTTTTGCAGTAGGTGGCGTATCAGCTATGTGTGCGGGAGCTTTCTGGAGtaagacaggggaaaaaaaagataatttgcaTTTAACTGTGTCGGGGAAGGAATTTGTTGTTTAAGGATTTTCATGTATATTCTTTGGAATAATAAAAGTTACTCTAGATAAATTGAATGTCCTCTTAGCAGTTAAGCAAttacaaaatgtttaattttccagCTGAGTTTGAGTATGTTTCCATTTCTAAGTGTCTTTTAAGTTATGGCTCAATTAGGCAAGCTTAATATTGAATAATATTGTTAACTTCTGGAGAATAATGTGTTACTGAATTAATATCATCTTTCAAAGTAAATCATAAATAGGAAACCTAAAGAGAAAGGGAGTAGatgtataaaatcttttttcctagaaaaagtCACACATTTCACAGTGTGTAGTAATTTTAGAGACTCAAATGAGAATATTAAACCTGTTATTTGTGATACTGCACATGAATTTAATTGGATTTGCATGTGATTCTGATTTGGGGATTTTTACTaagaagaaattttcttaaaGCTGTTTAACAaaaggttctttctttcttcctttctttcttttttcccttttctttctttcaaggaaAAACATCAAATATACAGGCTTTGCAGtaatcatttacatttctttttggttAAGATTTCCTGTGGAAAATTCATAAGCTTCTTTTGCCCTAAAGCTTCTCCAGTGCTGAACAAAGACTTGGGCTGCTATAGAAAATACTCTAACTGTGTATGTGAGtatgtgcacgtgcatgtgtctGTGCACGCGTTCACACACACATGGGTGTGTGTTTCAGAAGATAAAAGATTCAGAATACCTGCTATAAAATAGTGTCATGGTAAATTTCACTGagggggttgtttttttttttttaattgttgctggtttttctccccccagtgttcaccaaaggcaagagaaagggctagagacagctttttttttttttttttttaaacttgggaaTGCACAGCTTTCAGTCATGTttttccctgtttatttttttcccttcccttctaaCTTGCCTTCGAAAGCATTTTAGAGATCTGAGCTTTCCTTTCTAGAGTTTAAAGGCCCAGTGGTAAGAAATGTGAACATTTTCCCCTGTACCCTATTATTTGACTGGTCTATCTGCTAAATTATTCTGAGGAACTGCATTATTCTcagaattaaattagatttaaTATTAAATTGACTTCTGTTacattaaaggttttttttaaattattcaactGTATGTTGGTGGAAATCCTGGAGTAGAGTCTTCTAAAAATGCTTACCTtgtattttctctaaataatGTTAGATTTTCTTcagatataaaaaattatatccttAATTATAGCAGGTAACATATTGATCTTTGAAATTATCAAAAGTCCAttgaaattaaactagaaatctaATGTATAAACATTTTTAGAGCTGAGTTTTTACTTAGAAACCATAAAATTCAACCTCCtcattttaccaaaaataaaattacattctaGAGAGCAAAcaccaaataaaaatttagtgtttTATCTAGAACATTACAGTTGGCTAATGATAAGCCAGCACTTGAACTAAACCTTCCTCTCAGTCCTGCATCTTTTAAGAAGAGTCTACtcttatattgtttcttttttaaagattttatttatttgtcagacagagagagagagcacaagcagggggaacagggcagagggagaagcaagctccccactgagcaaggagccggacgtgggacttgatcccaggactttgggatcatgacctgagtcaaaggcagacatttaactgactgagccacgcaggcatcctgTATTCTAACCATTTCATATGTGTACTGACTTTGTTGTTTCGGAATCAAATCTTTTTCTATGGATTTGGTTTTTTAAGAAgtactgaatatattttttcaatacaACTTGGAAATGTGTGGAGTTCATGTGTTTATAGTCCCTGTACCATGTTATAAGGCATAATCATTTCATTGATAGGTCTAGTCctctttaaatgaattttatgaatATCAGAATCAATAGAACATAACTGTAGTGTAGTGATGGAACCCAGGTTTTGTGTGTTTAAATCAAATGATGTAGTAGAATACCATGTGATACAGGCCTCCTTCCTTACATCCTGTTTGGCCCATTTGTAGAAGTCGTCATGGGAAAATAAAGCTAGTGCTGCCAGAAGATAGGCTTTCCCAGGATGGGATGGTGAGGCAGGGCTACTGCAGGCTGGACTGCTGCCTCTACAGTCAGTCACTCCAGGGCTGCCTTACACTTGCTAACTCACTTTTCGTTCCTGCTGCCTGATTTTGAAGACTATTGATGTGTGTTCCGGGTTTCTGCTGACTTGCCTTGAAGACTCTGAACCACACCAGCGTGTGCCCCTGACCCTTGATcgcttttttttctcccactctagACTTCACTCTGGTGTTCTTGGCTTCTGCACACCTGACATGTATGAGTTGTTTGCCACCCCCATGGCCAGGCAACAAGAGTGTAATGGAGGCTTTGTCTTAGTGCCTGACTAGAAGTTAGTTGTTAGGAGTCCAtagcacttttttgtgtgtgtcctgTTGCCCCCAGCTTGCAGTCTTAAAGAAAGTGGCTCCCGGTCGTCCTCACTTTACCCCCATTACTCCACATTATCCCCTTTAAAGTAACATGATCGTATCTTACAGAAGTTACAGGGGCTTGTTGATCACTGACTGCTGCCTTTTGGGGTACACCTGCCCCTTATGGGAAAGccaggttgttttctttttcctgttctgttcTAAAATTGTATTTGCCTGCTTGGGTGGGTGGAAGGTGGGGAAAGCTCGTCCTGGATATTGTCAGTCAGGTCCCCATGGCCCTACGACTATAAAAATCGTGCTTCAGTACCTATGCCAAGGGAAACGTGGTGTGATTATGTGTCTCCATGTTGCTGTAGATAGAAACTGCAGTTAATCAGTTCAGCAGTTTCAGCAAAAGGCTTAACCCACACGTCAAAGATTAGCTCACTTAGATCCACTTGACCACTAGACTTGAGGATTTTGTCTCCTTTGCAGGCagaagattgtgtgtgtgtgtgtgtgtgtgtgttttaaagttaGGGAGGCCCTGTTTTCTACTCAGTACCCTAGACCTTTGTTAGAGTTAAAGCACCTCTATCTTAAGCATCTGGAATCACACATATAAAAGAGCCCTTTAGCCAGCTCTGAGGATTTAAACAATACCATTGTTACATTCTTGGTATACGTTTATCTGTTAATTAGGCCCAGTGCCTAATCAAATTCTAGCAAAACCTTCCACTAATATGATGACGCTAATCTGCATTAGGCAGAACTTATTCCAGACCAGTGGGAGGAGTTTCCATCTTATCTACCACCTCCTGATGGAAGAGGTCATTGTCATTGCCATGGTTGACACAGGATGTCATCATAATATATGCTTGCTCCATTTATATGCCATGGAAGGAAGTAGAACATCACCAAGAAGGTATCTCTCTTAGTTGGAAGATATAAGACCTGATAATTGCTTCCAGGCTCAACATATCACTCTTCTGTGAAATTCAGACACTCCTTTTCAAGGAAAAGGGTTGGTCTTAGGAGCTGcctttaaaataagaacattatgattaaacagctgccttcagctcaggtcatgatctcagagtcctgggatggagccccatgttgggctccctgctcaactggaagtctgcttctctctctcccacatcccctgtttgtgctctctcgctcacgctctctcaaataaacgaataaaatcttttaaaaaataaaataagaacattgtgcgcacctgggtggctcagtcggttaagcatctgcctttggctcaggtcataatcccagggtgctgggatcgagccccatgtctgctccctgctcagcagggagtctgcttctccctctccctctgcctcctgccccccctgccccactcatgttctccacccacccttctctctctcagtctttctaaataaaatcttttaaaaaaataaaataaggggcacctaggtggctcagttgggttccctgctcagcgggaagcctgcttctccctctccccctgcttgtattccctctctcactgtctctctctgtcaaataaaaaaatcttccaaaaaattaaataaataaaataagaacattgtGCTTTTGTCTCCATCTATACTAGATCTTTTTGGTTGATTTCACCTCCATGTGTTCTGCCTGCCTTTCAAAAAGATTAGTTCTTATTACcgtagaaagaaagtaaaagcaaCCGCAGCTAGTGTGGATGCTGTCAGTTTTTACTTAAATCTGGCACTCTGTCTCTTCCCTGGACTTTGCCACATTTTTTCAAGCTTATTGATCTGAGTCTTTCTTTCTAACTTGAATTTGATGCCCTCCTGCCTGACTCCATGATGATAGCTTTATCTGTTCATGTTCCCAAATTTGGCTAACCCTTGGCCATCTTACTTTTATGTCCTGTGATTCCTCTTTGCTTTGAACTGTGGCTTTCACAAGCTGAGTGTCTCTTTTTGAATGTGTGGCTCACCTCTTTTTTATAGCCTCTTGTTAATAGCATTTAATATGAGAAACATTCGTTTCAATACTCAGCTCTGGCTGTTTTACTTTAGCCTctgtgtgaaaaaataaaaatttgttgaaaatataaataagaataaattacaGTGTAAtgtattaacattttaagaatcAAAGATTTTTCCATGTTAATCTAATTCCATTTGAATGCCGAAAGTTTAGTTCAGTTTTGAAATACAAAATCATCTGCATTAGCTATTGTCTGGTACTGGGATTGTACTAACACTAGTGCTGCCTCACCTGCCTTATGAGCTGATTGGCCACAGGGTCTAACCAGCTGTGTGGAATGCATGAATCCTCCTAGGACTCATTGGATATAACTTCTGATAGGAACGTGATGTGGATGGGTGATTCTAGTCAGATCTTTGAGAATGTTTTGTGGTGTTGAGCTGAGTCTTCAGAGAAGCCCAGGAATCTTTGCAAACCTTTAAGCCTCATATGAGGagtacagaaaagaataaagcacTATGGATTAAAAGGAGcacaaattaaaaagacagattaaATGAGAACTTCAAGCAAAATTCCATCccacatttctttgcttttcattaatTACAGAGATGACTTTGAAAACAACTTACAAATCATAttaattcctatttatttatttatttatttatatatttttaagattttatttatttatttgacagacagagatcacaagtaggcagagaggcaggcagagagagagagagagagaagcaggcttcctgcggagcagggagcccgatgcggggctcgatcccaggaccctgagatcatgacccgagccgaaggcagcagcccaaaccactgagccacccaggcgccccttaattcctattttaaatatagttGGGAAGAGGAGTGTTTCAAGGAAAGCGGTGTTTTATAATTGTGTAAGCAGAAGGCATTTAggttttttaagtgaattttctcttttttgaagtgtAGCGTATGCGTTATTATTCACTGGAAAATTCTATTGTAACCAGATGAACAAAGCACTTTAATGGCCATCGAATGAACACTGAAATTATGTTTTTGTATAGAACTCATTTTTATAGTGCTCTTTAGCCAAGTGGAATTTTACCTTCTCTTTGGGAAGAAGATACTTGTAAAATGTTCATAACCACTGTCTACAGTCTCAAAGTGAGCGACATGACTTTGAAAAggtaatattttatgaaatcaaTAACCAGGGGTAGCTGGGTGGGTCAGTGAGCTAAGCATTCaacttgattttgactcaggtcatgatctcaaagagttgtgagatagagctccatgttgggcttcctgttcagtgggaagtctgctgaagattctgtccctctctctttctaccctTTCCTCTGACTTGTGTacactttttctctcaaataaataaacaaatctgtttaaaaaagaaaaagaagaagaagaagaaaagaatgaaatccatgACCTAAAAATTTAGTTTCTGTTCCTAAATGCTGTCCCCTACCTAACTCAGCATTCCTTCTGTTAACCTCTTTTCTTTAGATCTTCTTGTGTCTCTATTGATGAGATGGCATGGTGGGGCCTGAACAGCAGGACAGGACAGGATATGATAGTTCATATGAGCAAATGCAGTTTCTTAGAGAGTACAGAGATTGGAAATTAGGGATGGAGAACTCTTCCATGTTCCACAtctaacaccaccaccaccactactactactactactactactactactactactactactactacttcttcttcttcttcttcttcttcttcttcttcttcttcttcttcttcttcttcttcttcttcttcttcttcttcttcttcttcttcttcttcttcttcttcttcttcttcttcttcttcttcttcttcttcttcttcttcttcttctttcttctgctgcttcttctgcttctgcttcttcttcttcttcttcttcttcttctgcttcttttcttcttcttcttcttcttcttcttcttcttcttcttcttcttcttcttcttcttcttcttcttcttcttcttcttcttcttcttcttcttcttcttcttcttcttcttcttcttcttcttcttcttcttcttcttcttcttcttcttcttcttcttcttcttcttcttcttcttcttcttcttcttcttcttcttcttcttcttcttcttcttcttcttcttcttcttcttcttcttcttcttcttcttcttcttcttcttcttcttcttcttcttcttcttcttcttcttcttcttcttcttcttcttcttcttcttcttcttcttcttcttcttcttcttcttcttcttcttcttcttcttcttcttcttcttcttcttcttcttcttcttcttcttcttcttcttcttcttcttcttcttcttcttcttcttcttcttcttcttcttcttcttcttcttcttcttcttcttcttcttcttcttcttcttcttcttcaagattctatttatttgtttgagagagagacagtgagagacagcatgagtgaggagaaggtcagagggaaacaCAGGATCCCCAAGAAGCAGgcaacctgatgcaggactcgatcccaggactccaggatcatggcctgagctgatggcagttgcttaaccagctgagccaccccaggtgcctgCACATCTAACATTTCTAAAATCTTACATCTTAAAATCATGgcaatgttttgttttagtgcatataaaataatgtgtattataGTTGGTGCTTTCTTAGTGTTGATAAATCTTTGAGCAGTTCTGTGAGCTCTATTACTTTCAtaccaccaaaaaataaaattaatagagatgcagggagaggaagaaagggggccTGGAGGTGAGGAACAATATTAGGGCAGCAGTTTTAAACTCTGGCTACTGCATATTAGAATTATCTACTGGCATAAAAATACCACCAGCTCTTGCCCTCCTCACAAGTCAGTTATAATAGAATCTCTGACTTCCGGGCCCAGTAGTTTCTAAAAAGctcctcaggtgattctgatgatcAAGCAGAGTTGAAGAACCACCATATTAAGGAAATCAATGAGTTCAGGAAAGGAAACTTATATCGGAGTTCTTAATGGTGGGGACGTAATTTCTACCCTTTAGTTGTGAGGATACTTATCAATTAAAGTATCTTGAAATGCATAAAGAACTAAACTAGTGTATGGCATCACTGCATTACCAATTAAACATAGTGAATAGAACAGGAGTTACTGAAGCTGAAAGTAATGAAACTTGAATCCTGTTAGTTGACTTAAAAATATGTGCCATTGGATTGTCTGTAAAGTATTTCATTCATATAATTCATCAACTATATATTGCAGTCTTTCTAAGTGTAagggtctctttttctttcttggtatcactcatcttttttttttttttttttaaagattttatttatttatttgacagagatcacaagtaggcagagaggcaggcagagagagagagagagagagagagagagagaggaggaagcaggctccctgctgagcagagagcccaatgcgggactcgatcccaggaccctgagatcatgacctgagccaaaggcagcggcttaacccactgagccacccaggcgcccggtatcACTCATCTTAACCAGCACAGTGTTTGGTACTATTTAATATTAATAGAGCATTATAGTGAAAGTCCGTTCTCTTGGAGACTTAATCTTTCCTGGaaggatttgtttttcttatcccTTCAATcacttttgctgttgtttttaaattatccCTAATTTCAAGTGCAGCAGCCAAAGCTGGACTGCACCCTTTGTTGACAGtctaactaaaataaaatattatggtaTTAGGATTTTCCTGACCTTTTTCATTATTACAGCACAGCATTACTTTTTATaaagctgtattttatttctgggttttatcCAGCTTATTCTTGAAAGCAACTTTGAGATTAGGGATTATGTCTGTTTATACATCAAAATGTCATGCCCACATCTGTATTCAAGAGGTTTTTATATTGGCTAATTAGATATGTGATGGTAACAATCATAAAGGAGACTGTGATCTGAGTTATAGGAGGAGCAATAAATAACTTGTGGACTTGCTTTgtgaacattaaaacaaaaatgtttgttcTTAAGAAGCTCATTCACTGAGTTATTTCCTTGATCCGAAGTCTGTTATGGCTTCTGTAGACTGATAGAACAGTCCAGATTCTTTTGTCTTTAAGGCTTCCAtccttttttccaagttttacgtatgtattatttgagagagagaaggagagcatgagtgggggtgcaGAGAAGGGTCAGGGTGAGAGGGTCTCTCAggcagacttccccctgagcacagaacctgaggcgactcgatctcatgaccctgagatcataacccgagcccaAGTCAAGAATGGGataggcttaacagactgagcctcccGGGTACCCTTAAggtgtctttctttgattttgtactTAAACTAACcagttctttgggttttgttttttttttcccctactcctGGGCAAGTACTCTTATCATTCACAGATACTTTTGATCAGCATTACGATGTCCCTTGTATAAGAATGTACCTACAGCCTTCTTTAGTCCATAGAGGAACTGTTGAAGAGTAGTACTATGAGTGAGGAGGTTGAACTGTTTTCTAAAGCTTAGGTCTAGTCCTCAAAATATGGTTTCAGTATTTGGTTAGAATTGGGAATTTCCAGTGTATTAGGCatatttataatttgaataatatatgaaaacattACATAAATAACTTTGGGGAATATTTATATGATTGCTCATTTGTTACTTTTGAGGTAAATAATCAAGTCCTAACTCTGTAGGTTTACCGAAATCTGAACATGAACATTTATTcctaaaatttttgaaagttaaacATAGATCAGAACACCAGTTCACAAATTTGAGTAGAATAAGGATCACCTTAATTAAATAGGTTGCAGGTTTGCCTCACTGGCTTGTTATTATGCCAAGTAGTTTATATTGATAGGCCTTACTTACCCTGTGAACCACAGGCAAAAAACttccatgaaaaattttaagtgaagagATTGGAAACTAATaggaatatttaaaatggtttacCTTTTAAATTCACCTGCTctgtggaaatattttttcttcagtccTTTTCCAGATGATAGACAGATGTGATCTAAATAGAACCAGGAGAGTAGCTTCAAAAGTTGTAAGGAACAGTCCCAAGTCTTGTTCCTAGCCTACTTATCTGTGTTTTAACTGGAGTTGGACATGTTCTTAAAGGCATCCACATTGAACTGGATCCAGAGTGGCTTTGTGGAAATGAATGCCTATAACTTCCTGATGCCTAACATCTTCCTAACATATCTGCCTGTCATTAATTACATGCCAATGCTAATAAACATCTTTCAAGCTTGTTTATTACTGTAACTTGTTTCAGCCAGGCATGCCCTTAACTTGTAAAAAGAGCCTatccattatttttctctttattcaacATAGTCTATCTCAGTTGAGATAAAGAGCAGGAAGATCTAGCTTAGAGCAGAAGTTTCTCagcattttgttgttattgctgttcCCAGAAAGTTTCTAATTTCTCCTCAAAGAAAGTTTAATTATATCTAAGTCTTTTAGAAAATCTAAGTCCAACCAAAGTAAACACTAATGAAATGATAAAACATCTCCAGTTGGAAGAGAAggccagttttttgttttgttttaggttttggtgggttttttgttttgttttttgttttttgttttgagaagtccagttttttaagtgaaagagatTTGGAACTAGATCTGAGATCCCACAGTAACTTCTTTACATAGATGCTGAAGCTGAGAGGTGGGAAGTAGCCTCACCAAAGTGACCTACCTCACTGTTTAGTGACAGAATCAGAACTAGAAactcttaagttctttttttatagtaTGCGTTTCGTATACTtaacctttaaaattttctctcaatttttttctgaaagtaggTGGTAGGGTAGGGTAGATCAATAAAATACTATTACCAATGGTATGTGTTCATACTCATTAAGATTCTTTtggttgcaagtaacagaaaccaGTAAGTAAATGGATCTAGCAAAAAAGGTGGGCATGGGGggagagaaaatttagaaatgattCTGGACTATTTCCCAGAATCCAGTTCTGCTGTGGGTCTCTTAGTTTGAAATTCAGAAGGAGGCAcaaacaacagagagaaagagggaggggacaaAAGTCATTGTTCACTCTATTCCCACCACCTTCAGTGTCCTTCTGTTTCACCTGTGTGTCTATCTTATAACCCTTAAAAAGTTCTTCTTTGTGCAGTGCAGTGGAGTCCCACAGCCCATAGGGAAGGACCAGTAGTCTGTCAGGTAAATTCAAAAGTAGAGAATCATAAAATGATATTAATATGAATTCTTACTGCCTTAAACATTTTACCTTAAGAGTTCAAATGTACATATAGCCACCAATGTACATGTAGGATAAGGCCTTTGATTTCAGCATAATATGCTGATTGaacatctgttttctctttcttgggaaAATTCAACCCATAATCTAGATTTACAATTTTGGCTTCTTAGAAAGGAGCAAAAATTTAGACACTGAAACATGAATGCAGAATCCTTCTAGACTTTTATGTTTCTCTTCTAATCTCCTGTTATGTCTCCAGTGTTTtgacagtagttttttttttttttaagcaacttactttttatattaattcttgCCAAAGCACTAAACCTGGTTTTCATAGAAATATCTCCTTCCCCCATACTTATAATTAATgggattatataatatataatcaaattGCATAATAACTAACAGTAAAACTAGCATAAACAAGTTCTAATATAGTTAGAGCAGAAGTGTGTGGGAGTACTAGAGATGAACCTAACTACCCACTATGGGCAAGCTATGGGCAtctgtttctgtatttaaaaGAGGGGACTTGAGAACATTGATAATCTAGAAGTGGGGTAAGTGGAGGTCTATTAAAAGTGATTCTGGTgtattaaaatgatttatatacCTCCTACTAGACCAGCAGCTCTCAAAAATGTGATCTGGAAACTTTTGGGTAGAGGGATTCCTGAGACCTTTTCAAGGAGCCTGTAAGTCAAAACTATTCATAATAATACCAAGGCTTTCTGCCTTTTTCAGTTCCgattttctaaacatttcttaGTTTTAGTTTCTAATATGATAAATAGCAAAAGGTACAACCCACATAAAAGCTCTTTGGGGGCCCTCAATACTTTTTAAGAATCTGTGTCACAGAAGTCATTTGAATGGCTGCACTAGACTCTACTCCTTGAGGACAGGAGCCATGCTTTATGTGTCTTTGTTATTCCTGATCTGTTTCAAGTATTAATGGTCTTTTAAACTGGCCTAACAAAGTGGTTTTAAGTGAGGGTCCCTGTATTAATGAACATGGTCTGTAATAAACAGCAGTGGTGTCCAAATGGGTGCTTTcagatgcctttatttttttatttttttttaagattttatttatttgacagacagagatcacaagtaggcagagagccaggtgggagggcggggtgggtggggggggaagcaggctcagggtttcctgatgcagggcttaatcccaggaccctgggatcatgatctgatccgaaggcagaggctttaacccactgagctgcccaggcgccccaagatgccttaaaatacaatgtatttaATACCTTTCCCTCGAAATCTTAAGCAATgttttgaagaggaaaagaagcatgGTTAGTGGAAAGAATATGGAAACATTTTCCtataaggcttttaaaaattgtgaaggCTTTAAATCTTGCTTAGGAGGTTTTATCATAAGTaaattggcttttaaaatttacttaaaaggAGGGGGGTggcacttgggttgctcagtgggttaaagcctctgcctttggctcaggtcatgatctcagggtcctgggattgagccccgcatcaggctctctgctcagcggggagcctgctcccgccaccccttctctgcctgcctctctgcctacttgcagtctctgtcaaatacataaataaaatctttaaaaaaaaaaaaaaaaaaaggagaaagggaacaagCTAACAGAGATGTGGGGTTATTTAAGAGCGACCAGTCAGTGGGAAAATCCGTTGCAGATGATTAAGACTTCTCTTTCACTTGAGAAGCATTGGAAGGCTATTTTAGATTTGAA
Encoded proteins:
- the KCTD4 gene encoding BTB/POZ domain-containing protein KCTD4, with amino-acid sequence MERKINRREKEKDYEGKHNSLEDADQGQNCKSTLMTLNVGGYLYITQKQTLTKYPDTFLEGIVNGKILCPFDADGHYFIDRDGLLFRHVLNFLRNGELLLPEGFRENQLLAQEAEFFQLKGLAEEVKSRWEKEQLTPRETTFLEITDNHDRSQGLRIFCNAPDFISKIKSRIVLVSKSRLDGFPEEFSISSNIIQFKYFIKSENGTRLVLKEDNTFVCTLETLKFEAIMMALKCGFRLLTSLDCSKGSIVHSDALHFIK